A region from the Geobacillus vulcani PSS1 genome encodes:
- a CDS encoding DUF2268 domain-containing protein, whose amino-acid sequence MGLLPTDRWLEEDEGDPLRLCARLAPFFNEASARDISAYLRRYGMYRSAQQAARLLPRMRERRLWARVGRLYERQRTVWKGPDVPVFLLPADDENRKLKREFQGKGGVAFADKLFFFLLPDHRDEEIAALVAHEYNHVCRLKQLPNDGQDATLLDAVVMEGLAEHAVAETVGAEQCAGWTKYYTDREMERFWRRYIVQNQHLPVSHPHTSRILYGFGWHPKMGGYAVGYAIVRRCLERGHSLAQLMAMEAKEIAALAGFVVE is encoded by the coding sequence ATGGGATTGCTGCCGACCGATCGATGGCTTGAAGAGGATGAAGGCGATCCACTCCGGTTGTGCGCGCGGTTGGCGCCGTTTTTCAACGAGGCGTCGGCGCGGGACATTTCTGCCTATCTGCGGCGGTATGGGATGTACCGCAGCGCCCAGCAGGCGGCGCGCCTGTTGCCAAGGATGAGAGAGCGCCGGCTCTGGGCGCGCGTCGGCCGGCTTTATGAACGGCAGCGGACGGTGTGGAAAGGTCCGGATGTGCCGGTGTTTTTGCTGCCGGCGGATGACGAAAACCGGAAGCTGAAGCGAGAGTTTCAAGGAAAAGGCGGGGTGGCGTTTGCCGATAAGTTGTTTTTCTTCTTGCTGCCGGATCATCGCGACGAGGAGATCGCCGCGTTGGTGGCGCATGAATACAACCATGTATGCCGTCTCAAGCAGTTGCCGAACGACGGCCAGGATGCGACATTGCTCGATGCCGTCGTCATGGAAGGACTGGCGGAGCATGCCGTCGCCGAAACGGTCGGTGCCGAACAGTGCGCGGGATGGACGAAGTATTACACCGACCGGGAGATGGAGCGATTTTGGCGGCGCTATATTGTCCAGAACCAACATTTGCCCGTTTCGCATCCACATACTTCCCGCATTTTGTACGGATTTGGATGGCATCCGAAAATGGGGGGGTATGCCGTTGGGTATGCCATCGTCCGCCGCTGCCTTGAGCGAGGGCATTCGCTCGCCCAACTGATGGCGATGGAAGCCAAAGAAATTGCGGCATTGGCGGGATTTGTCGTGGAGTAG
- the fabF gene encoding beta-ketoacyl-ACP synthase II, with translation MEKRRVVVTGIGAVTPLGNDAETTWKNIIAGQSGIDIVTRVNPDDFPAKVAAEVKDFDPSLFMDRREARKMDRFTQFAVAAALMAVKDANLNINESNAERVGVWIGSGIGGMETFEQQFEIFQQRGYRRVSPFFVPMMIPDMAAGQVSIILGAKGINSCTVTACATGANSIGDAFKVIQRGDADVMITGGTEAPITKMSFAGFCANTALSTNPDPKTASRPFDKHRDGFVMGEGAGIVVLEELEHALRRGAKIYAEIVGYGATADAYHITAPAPGGEGGVRAMRQALQDAGLKPEDIDYINAHGTSTEYNDKYETAAIKEVFGDHAYRLAVSSTKSMTGHLLGATGAVEAIFSVLAIRDGVIPPTINYETPDPECDLDYVPNEARKQDVRAVLSNSFGFGGHNATLIFKKYA, from the coding sequence ATGGAAAAAAGACGAGTCGTCGTGACAGGCATAGGCGCCGTCACCCCGCTTGGAAATGACGCAGAAACGACGTGGAAAAACATTATCGCCGGCCAGTCCGGCATCGACATTGTCACCCGCGTCAATCCGGACGACTTTCCGGCGAAAGTGGCGGCGGAAGTGAAAGATTTCGACCCGTCGCTGTTTATGGACCGCCGCGAGGCGCGGAAGATGGACCGATTTACCCAATTCGCCGTCGCGGCAGCGCTCATGGCGGTCAAAGATGCCAATCTCAACATTAATGAAAGCAACGCTGAACGGGTCGGCGTTTGGATCGGTTCTGGCATCGGCGGCATGGAGACGTTTGAACAGCAGTTTGAGATTTTCCAGCAACGCGGTTATCGTCGAGTGAGCCCGTTTTTCGTGCCGATGATGATCCCGGATATGGCCGCTGGGCAAGTATCGATCATCCTTGGCGCGAAAGGGATCAATTCGTGCACAGTGACCGCTTGCGCCACGGGGGCGAATTCAATCGGTGATGCGTTTAAAGTCATTCAGCGCGGCGACGCCGATGTCATGATCACGGGGGGGACGGAAGCGCCGATTACGAAAATGTCGTTCGCCGGCTTTTGCGCCAATACGGCTCTCTCAACCAATCCAGACCCAAAAACGGCGAGCCGTCCGTTTGACAAACATCGCGATGGGTTCGTCATGGGAGAGGGGGCCGGCATCGTCGTTCTTGAGGAACTGGAGCACGCGCTGCGCCGCGGCGCGAAGATTTACGCGGAAATTGTCGGCTACGGCGCGACGGCCGATGCGTATCATATCACCGCGCCCGCGCCAGGCGGCGAAGGCGGAGTACGGGCGATGCGCCAGGCGCTTCAAGACGCCGGCTTGAAGCCCGAGGACATCGATTACATCAATGCCCACGGCACGAGCACGGAATACAATGACAAATATGAGACGGCGGCGATCAAAGAAGTGTTCGGTGATCATGCGTATAGGCTCGCCGTCAGCTCGACGAAGTCGATGACCGGGCATTTGCTCGGGGCGACGGGCGCCGTGGAGGCGATTTTCTCTGTATTGGCGATCCGCGACGGCGTCATTCCGCCGACAATCAACTATGAAACGCCGGATCCGGAATGCGACCTCGACTATGTGCCGAATGAAGCGCGCAAGCAAGACGTGCGTGCGGTCTTAAGCAATTCATTTGGATTTGGCGGCCATAACGCGACATTGATTTTTAAAAAATATGCGTAA
- a CDS encoding beta-ketoacyl-ACP synthase III — MGAGIIGVGRYVPEKVLTNFDLEKMMDTSDEWIRTRTGIEERRIAADDIDTSDMAYFAAEKALQDAGIEAKDIDLILVATVTPDRPFPSVACMLQERLGAVNAAAMDLSAACAGFMYGMVTASQFIDTGVYKYILVVGADKLSKITDWTDRNTAVLFGDGAGAVVMGPVSPGRGILSFELGADGTGGKYLYKDEYIVMNGREVFKFAVRQMGESSVRVLEKAGLTKDDVDFLIPHQANIRIVEAARQRLELPEEKISTTIRRYGNTSAASIPISIVEELEAGKIADDDLIVMVGFGGGLTWGAIALRWGR, encoded by the coding sequence ATGGGAGCAGGAATTATCGGGGTTGGCCGCTACGTGCCGGAAAAGGTGTTGACCAACTTTGATTTGGAAAAAATGATGGATACATCGGATGAATGGATCCGGACGCGCACCGGGATCGAGGAGCGCCGCATCGCCGCAGATGACATTGATACGTCCGATATGGCGTATTTTGCCGCAGAAAAGGCGCTTCAAGATGCCGGCATTGAGGCGAAAGACATTGATCTCATTTTAGTTGCCACCGTCACCCCGGACCGTCCGTTTCCGTCGGTCGCCTGCATGCTGCAAGAGCGGCTTGGGGCTGTCAACGCCGCCGCGATGGATCTCAGTGCTGCCTGCGCCGGATTTATGTATGGGATGGTCACGGCCTCCCAATTTATTGACACCGGTGTCTACAAGTATATATTAGTAGTGGGGGCGGACAAACTATCGAAAATTACCGACTGGACCGATCGCAATACGGCGGTGCTGTTCGGCGACGGCGCCGGAGCGGTCGTCATGGGACCAGTGTCGCCCGGGCGCGGCATTTTATCTTTTGAGTTGGGAGCTGACGGAACAGGAGGAAAATATTTATACAAAGACGAATATATCGTCATGAACGGCCGTGAAGTGTTCAAATTCGCCGTTCGGCAAATGGGAGAGTCCAGCGTGCGTGTGCTGGAAAAAGCCGGACTCACGAAAGACGATGTCGACTTTCTCATTCCTCATCAGGCGAACATTCGCATCGTTGAAGCGGCCAGACAGCGGCTCGAGCTGCCGGAAGAGAAAATATCGACGACGATCCGCCGATATGGCAACACGTCGGCCGCATCCATTCCGATTTCGATTGTCGAAGAGTTGGAAGCGGGCAAAATCGCTGACGATGATCTCATCGTCATGGTCGGATTCGGCGGCGGGCTGACGTGGGGCGCAATCGCCTTGCGTTGGGGCCGTTAA
- a CDS encoding YjbA family protein: MLYLHDIWVNWFEGEENGYNVCHFHEWRKDDQIELLDQVPLLKVSPALFHYIENSLSDLPKPLLEDVYQKAYVRKNHERIQLDYCFVVTDGAGVLAVDTIGYQIPIRKSRLIPRQEQLVYEMAAEAEERDYPLPRYEKEYHILSPAPELMCGLTRKERQLKQLLFMALDQLYSTKNTAQMRYWYTEWAPEKYAAIQQMSFDEAWEQLYNETKYGWSERHEQLCENLIKGQPFFEKLWEMEQEPKVN; this comes from the coding sequence ATGCTTTATCTGCACGACATTTGGGTCAACTGGTTTGAAGGCGAAGAGAACGGATACAATGTCTGCCATTTTCACGAATGGCGCAAGGATGATCAAATTGAGCTGCTTGACCAAGTGCCGCTGTTAAAAGTATCCCCGGCCCTGTTTCATTACATTGAAAACAGCTTGTCCGATCTTCCGAAGCCGTTGCTGGAAGATGTGTATCAGAAGGCGTATGTCCGCAAAAACCATGAACGCATTCAGCTGGACTATTGTTTCGTTGTCACGGACGGCGCCGGCGTTTTGGCTGTCGATACAATCGGTTATCAAATCCCGATTCGCAAAAGCCGCCTCATTCCGCGTCAGGAACAACTCGTCTACGAAATGGCGGCCGAAGCGGAGGAACGGGACTATCCGCTGCCGAGGTATGAAAAAGAATACCACATTTTATCCCCGGCACCGGAACTGATGTGCGGTCTCACGCGCAAAGAGCGGCAGTTGAAACAGCTGCTGTTTATGGCGCTTGACCAGCTTTATTCGACAAAAAATACCGCCCAGATGCGCTATTGGTATACGGAATGGGCGCCGGAAAAATACGCCGCTATTCAACAAATGTCTTTTGATGAAGCGTGGGAACAATTGTATAACGAGACGAAATACGGGTGGTCCGAACGGCATGAGCAACTGTGCGAAAACTTGATCAAAGGGCAGCCGTTTTTCGAAAAACTGTGGGAAATGGAGCAAGAACCGAAAGTCAATTAA